In one window of Candidatus Angelobacter sp. DNA:
- a CDS encoding prepilin-type N-terminal cleavage/methylation domain-containing protein, whose translation MRQTTIVPARRVGRAAPVGFTLIELLVVIAIIAILAGLLLPALAKAKTKAQGIMCMNNDRQLMLAWRLYVDDNRDTLPFAYVDDNPANKNYRYAWVHGILDYNNANPANWDVTNTIMRGAIWPYTGGALQIYKCPADVVRVKPTTGPFKGQSIPRARSMSMDAWMGMNEGVYTWFGDKVGNRYFWKYLKMSDIVDPGPAMSWVLIDEHPDSINDGFFVVDMRGYPNPVQAMLPDFPASYHNKAGGLSFADGHAEIHRWRDPRTTPPVRHVVVQTVNQANNQDVVWLWQHTTSLQ comes from the coding sequence ATGCGACAGACAACGATCGTTCCTGCTAGGCGCGTAGGCCGGGCGGCGCCTGTTGGCTTCACGCTTATCGAACTGCTCGTCGTAATCGCGATCATCGCGATTCTCGCGGGTCTGCTCCTGCCGGCACTGGCCAAAGCGAAGACCAAGGCGCAAGGCATCATGTGCATGAACAATGATCGCCAATTGATGCTGGCGTGGCGGCTTTACGTGGACGACAATCGAGATACGCTCCCATTTGCATACGTTGACGACAATCCTGCCAACAAGAATTACCGCTACGCCTGGGTCCACGGCATCCTAGATTACAACAACGCAAACCCCGCCAATTGGGACGTGACGAACACCATTATGCGAGGAGCGATCTGGCCTTACACGGGCGGTGCACTTCAGATATACAAGTGTCCGGCTGATGTCGTCCGGGTCAAACCAACGACTGGCCCGTTTAAAGGACAAAGTATTCCCCGTGCTCGCAGCATGTCGATGGACGCGTGGATGGGGATGAACGAGGGGGTTTACACCTGGTTTGGCGACAAAGTGGGCAACAGATATTTTTGGAAGTATCTCAAAATGTCGGACATCGTCGATCCTGGACCCGCGATGTCGTGGGTGCTGATCGATGAACACCCCGACAGCATCAACGATGGTTTCTTCGTTGTTGACATGCGCGGCTATCCGAATCCAGTGCAGGCAATGTTACCCGACTTTCCTGCAAGTTATCACAACAAGGCTGGCGGCCTGTCGTTCGCCGATGGCCACGCAGAAATTCATCGGTGGCGCGACCCACGCACAACTCCACCGGTCAGGCATGTGGTTGTCCAAACAGTCAATCAGGCAAACAACCAAGATGTTGTTTGGCTCTGGCAGCACACAACAAGTTTGCAATAA
- a CDS encoding serine acetyltransferase gives MNNLTVTQLTDQLLASYARVGGINHLDGKNLPSKIAIAAITTDLLRLLFPGFFDDKLIHSSELKAETAALMDAVRERLEDEIYKSLEYAPPPDAKKKELRPMARSFTGDFLASLPRVRELLQTDVEAAYNGDPAALTKEEVIVAYPFIEAIAVQRLAHELYRKRVTLIPRIMTEWAHSRTGMDLHPGAKIGTHFFVDHCTGTVVGETVTIGNHVKLYQGVGLVARSLSGGQTLRGQKRHPTLEDHVTIYAGATIMGGDTVVGEASTIGANVFLTHSIPANSLVIFEDLQLKVLNKLTRPVDFQI, from the coding sequence GTGAACAACCTGACGGTGACCCAGTTGACCGACCAGCTCCTCGCCTCCTATGCGCGCGTGGGCGGCATCAACCATCTCGACGGCAAAAACCTTCCCTCCAAGATCGCCATCGCCGCCATCACCACCGATCTGCTGCGCCTGCTCTTTCCGGGTTTCTTCGACGACAAGCTGATTCACTCATCGGAGTTGAAAGCGGAAACCGCCGCGTTGATGGATGCGGTGCGGGAGCGGCTCGAAGATGAAATCTACAAGAGCCTCGAATACGCGCCTCCACCCGACGCAAAGAAGAAGGAACTGCGGCCGATGGCGCGCAGTTTCACCGGAGATTTTCTGGCCAGCCTGCCACGGGTGCGCGAACTTCTTCAAACGGACGTCGAAGCCGCCTACAACGGCGATCCCGCCGCATTGACGAAGGAGGAAGTCATCGTCGCCTACCCTTTCATCGAAGCCATCGCGGTCCAACGGCTGGCGCATGAACTCTACCGCAAGCGCGTCACGCTCATCCCGCGCATCATGACCGAATGGGCGCACAGCCGGACCGGCATGGACCTTCACCCCGGAGCGAAGATCGGCACGCATTTCTTCGTGGACCACTGCACCGGCACGGTTGTGGGCGAGACAGTGACCATCGGCAATCACGTCAAGTTGTATCAGGGCGTTGGGCTGGTGGCTCGATCGCTCTCCGGAGGCCAGACGTTGCGCGGCCAGAAACGGCATCCAACCCTCGAAGACCATGTGACGATCTACGCAGGCGCAACCATCATGGGCGGAGACACCGTCGTGGGCGAAGCGAGTACGATAGGCGCGAACGTGTTTCTGACCCACAGCATACCGGCAAACTCACTGGTGATTTTCGAGGACCTCCAGCTCAAAGTATTGAACAAACTCACGCGCCCGGTGGATTTTCAGATTTAG
- the waaF gene encoding lipopolysaccharide heptosyltransferase II, whose amino-acid sequence MIAPHAIHDAHLGRILVRGVNWLGDAVMTTPALLRLREATPGALITLLTHEKLAGLWAHHPAVDAIVTFSKRDTLWSVARKLRAGHFRTGLTLANSHRSALELWLARIPQRIGYGRPGRNYFLTNAVASRAGGTATRKRSVGEIKKLVARDHRGTGSTSAGSCNHEMRSAASGTNVHQIRDYLHLVSALGANPDPLPPLLEMTAGEVAAARQKFELADNAHWLGLNPGAEYGPAKRWPLDNFLWLAREAAAWPGWGVVVFGGEGDIAIAERIEQEFWKTANQWKFRPRFVNLSGRTSLRELCACLKLCRVLVTNDTGPMHAAAALGTSVVAIFGSTSPQLTGPALPGDPRWRVVDSGAPCSPCFRRECPIDFRCMKGIGPPRVVEAIVGLGGTPGGQIDP is encoded by the coding sequence GTGATTGCGCCCCACGCCATCCACGACGCGCACCTCGGAAGAATCCTCGTGCGCGGGGTGAACTGGCTCGGCGACGCCGTGATGACAACTCCCGCCCTGCTCCGGTTGCGCGAGGCGACGCCCGGCGCCCTCATCACACTCCTCACGCACGAAAAGCTGGCCGGATTGTGGGCGCATCACCCGGCTGTGGACGCCATCGTGACCTTCTCAAAGCGGGACACCCTCTGGAGCGTGGCGAGAAAACTTCGCGCGGGACATTTTCGAACGGGCCTCACCCTCGCCAACTCTCATCGCTCGGCCCTGGAGCTGTGGCTGGCGCGTATTCCTCAGCGCATTGGTTACGGGCGTCCGGGACGGAATTATTTTTTGACGAATGCCGTTGCTTCGCGCGCCGGTGGCACGGCGACGAGAAAACGTTCGGTTGGTGAAATTAAAAAGCTCGTCGCCCGTGACCACCGTGGCACCGGCTCCACCTCCGCAGGTTCCTGCAATCACGAAATGCGGAGCGCTGCTTCGGGCACGAATGTTCACCAGATCCGTGACTATCTGCATCTCGTATCCGCACTCGGCGCCAACCCGGACCCGCTGCCGCCCCTTCTCGAAATGACGGCCGGCGAAGTCGCGGCCGCACGACAAAAATTCGAACTCGCGGACAATGCGCACTGGCTCGGCCTTAATCCGGGCGCGGAATATGGACCCGCGAAACGCTGGCCGCTGGATAACTTTCTTTGGTTGGCGAGAGAGGCGGCGGCCTGGCCGGGTTGGGGCGTGGTGGTTTTCGGGGGCGAAGGCGATATCGCCATTGCGGAGAGAATCGAACAGGAATTTTGGAAAACGGCGAACCAGTGGAAATTCCGTCCGCGATTTGTGAATTTGTCCGGACGCACCTCACTGCGGGAACTCTGCGCGTGCCTGAAGCTCTGCCGAGTCCTGGTGACGAATGACACCGGTCCGATGCACGCGGCAGCGGCGCTCGGAACTTCCGTGGTGGCGATCTTTGGCAGCACATCGCCGCAACTGACGGGCCCCGCCCTGCCCGGCGACCCGCGCTGGCGGGTGGTCGACTCGGGCGCCCCCTGTTCGCCCTGTTTCCGACGTGAATGCCCGATCGATTTCCGTTGCATGAAAGGCATCGGGCCCCCGCGGGTGGTCGAAGCAATCGTCGGCCTTGGAGGAACCCCGGGCGGGCAAATCGACCCGTAA
- the lpxK gene encoding tetraacyldisaccharide 4'-kinase — protein MRERVRDWTEAAETFVLEVISEQRRGKRAAMMRVALLALSKIYQVLKKIRRFLYNVRILRDFTLGVQVIAIGNLTWGGTGKTPVVEKFARELRDQGRTVAILSRGYRSKPPPLAKRLIDRFLFRQDRTPPRIVSDGRSLLLDSETAGDEPYMLASNLKDVIVLVDKDRVKSGRYAIEKFGCDTLLLDDGFQYWKLRGRRQDVVLIDCQQPFGNEHLEPRGSLREPPSHLSRANVIFITKSDGNTAALRERIAQHNRTAGIIECVHHPLYFEDVFTGERHGLDLIKGRKVASLSGIAQPESFELSLSQIGGELVYSKRFADHHRFTQQEVLNVINRSKKRQAHAIVTTQKDAVRFPKIDRRDLSIYFMRVEIKILSGAKDFHDCVQKICFR, from the coding sequence ATGCGCGAGCGAGTCCGAGACTGGACGGAGGCGGCGGAAACCTTCGTCCTCGAAGTCATCTCCGAACAACGCCGTGGCAAGCGGGCCGCAATGATGCGTGTCGCCTTGCTTGCGCTTTCTAAAATCTATCAGGTCCTCAAAAAAATCCGCCGTTTTCTTTACAACGTCCGCATCCTGCGCGACTTCACGCTTGGCGTGCAAGTCATCGCCATTGGCAATCTGACCTGGGGTGGCACCGGCAAAACGCCGGTCGTGGAAAAATTTGCGCGCGAACTCCGGGACCAGGGCCGCACGGTGGCCATCCTCTCGCGCGGTTACCGCTCGAAGCCGCCGCCGCTGGCCAAGCGGTTGATCGACCGGTTTCTGTTCCGGCAGGACCGCACGCCACCGCGCATTGTGTCGGACGGACGGTCTCTGCTGCTCGATTCGGAAACCGCCGGTGACGAACCGTACATGCTGGCGTCAAACCTCAAGGATGTCATCGTTCTGGTGGACAAGGACCGCGTGAAGAGCGGACGTTACGCAATTGAAAAATTCGGCTGCGACACGCTGCTGCTCGACGACGGATTCCAATACTGGAAGCTGCGCGGTCGCCGGCAGGACGTGGTGCTGATTGACTGCCAGCAGCCGTTTGGCAACGAGCACCTGGAGCCGCGAGGATCTTTGCGCGAACCGCCTTCGCACCTGTCGCGCGCCAATGTCATCTTCATCACCAAGAGCGATGGCAACACGGCCGCGCTCCGTGAGCGCATTGCGCAACACAACCGCACCGCCGGGATCATCGAGTGTGTGCATCACCCGCTTTACTTCGAAGACGTATTCACGGGCGAACGCCATGGCCTCGATCTGATCAAGGGCCGGAAGGTCGCCTCGCTCAGTGGGATTGCACAACCGGAAAGCTTCGAACTGAGCCTCTCGCAGATCGGCGGCGAGCTCGTTTACTCGAAGCGTTTTGCCGACCACCATCGGTTCACTCAACAGGAGGTGTTGAATGTCATCAACCGGAGCAAGAAACGCCAAGCCCACGCCATCGTCACGACGCAAAAGGATGCCGTGCGCTTTCCGAAGATCGACCGCCGCGACCTCTCGATTTACTTCATGCGGGTCGAGATCAAGATTCTCAGCGGAGCCAAGGACTTTCACGACTGCGTGCAGAAAATCTGTTTTCGCTGA
- the speY gene encoding deoxyhypusine synthase: protein MSKTNKFAAYPRLNPLGVGGRISAADLVEKTFLAYNAGRLREAARLLAEKMLPEDGFVGMSLTGALTPAGLGKSCLIPLIRAGFVDWIVSTGANLYHDLHYGLDMALYQGSPFLDDVKLHRDGVIRIYDVLFDYNVLLDTDAFVREVIQGPEFQRTMGTDEFHRLLGKYVHERGRKLGLKDSSVLATAYECGVPIFTSSPGDSSIGMNVAAMALRDSKLLFDVNRDVNQTAAIVYEAKSTGHTSSVFILGGGSPKNFMLQTEPQIQEVMGLAEKGHDYFLQCTDARPDTGGLSGATPAEAVSWGKVDPDTLPDCVVCYTDSTIALPLLTACCLSRVKPRRLKRLCDRRDEILENVRAKYLKTGSISKVLTSRKIAKRGSSVGIKRK, encoded by the coding sequence ATGAGCAAGACGAACAAGTTCGCCGCCTACCCGCGTCTCAATCCGCTCGGCGTGGGCGGACGCATCTCTGCCGCTGACCTGGTCGAGAAGACGTTTCTTGCCTACAATGCCGGGCGCCTGCGCGAAGCGGCCAGATTGCTCGCGGAAAAGATGCTGCCGGAGGATGGATTCGTCGGCATGAGCCTCACCGGCGCGCTCACACCGGCGGGCCTGGGCAAATCATGCCTCATCCCCCTCATCAGGGCCGGCTTCGTGGACTGGATCGTCTCCACCGGCGCGAACCTTTACCATGACCTGCACTACGGCCTCGACATGGCGCTGTACCAGGGTTCGCCATTCCTTGATGACGTGAAACTGCACCGCGACGGCGTCATCCGCATTTACGACGTGTTGTTCGATTACAACGTGTTGCTCGACACGGACGCGTTCGTGCGGGAAGTCATCCAGGGTCCGGAATTCCAGCGCACGATGGGCACCGATGAGTTCCATCGTTTGCTCGGCAAATACGTTCACGAACGGGGCAGGAAACTTGGCTTGAAGGATTCGAGCGTGCTCGCCACCGCGTACGAATGCGGTGTTCCGATCTTTACCAGCAGCCCCGGCGACAGTTCCATAGGAATGAACGTGGCCGCGATGGCGTTGCGTGATTCCAAACTGCTGTTTGACGTGAATCGCGATGTGAATCAGACCGCGGCAATTGTATACGAGGCAAAGTCCACTGGCCACACGTCCTCGGTTTTCATCCTTGGCGGCGGCTCGCCAAAAAATTTCATGCTCCAGACCGAGCCGCAGATCCAGGAAGTGATGGGGCTTGCGGAAAAGGGCCACGATTATTTTCTGCAATGCACCGACGCGCGCCCGGACACCGGCGGGCTGAGCGGGGCAACGCCGGCCGAGGCCGTGAGCTGGGGCAAGGTAGATCCCGACACGCTGCCCGATTGCGTCGTTTGCTACACCGACTCGACCATCGCGCTGCCGTTGCTGACCGCATGCTGTCTGAGCCGCGTGAAACCGCGCCGATTGAAACGCCTCTGTGATCGTCGGGACGAGATTCTGGAAAATGTGCGCGCCAAATACCTCAAGACCGGCAGCATATCCAAAGTGCTGACCTCGCGCAAAATCGCCAAACGCGGGAGCAGCGTCGGGATCAAAAGGAAATGA